A stretch of the Elephas maximus indicus isolate mEleMax1 chromosome 3, mEleMax1 primary haplotype, whole genome shotgun sequence genome encodes the following:
- the LOC126071012 gene encoding serine/threonine-protein kinase MARK2-like yields the protein MLQSHLAFSAVEETHVGRYHLLRTIGKGASAKVKLAQHIITGQEVAIKIIDKIQHTSSDLHRLYREIEIMKDLHHPNIVKLFEVIENEHALYIVMEYASGRDLFYHLVNHGFMSEKEAQTKFQQIVSAVKYCHDKSIVHRDLKTENLLLDKRMNIKLADFGLGTEFTTGSKLDTFCGTPPYSAPELLQGEKYDGPPVDVWSLGVILYFMVTGSLPFRGKTLTKLREQVLQGQYHVPFHMSSQCQHLLSKIFIRDPRKRATLEDILAHPWMKVSHEEKQKLYVQPLPDYDNHWHTEVTVNTGYVQEDIHDSLLNHNYNDANATYLILRHDTYEIDSHTSTLEPQAEAHCTDSHTPSSSHEVPPTVCPKPKQRSYTEPTIPTFGYYIRDALNTLSEGGMGTSMVSTSPSFSLALAHLRQQSTTAWAQPNQDSDLYAKGRNSEVPQPITPPQCVSVPSSSAYTINESAGAPEKTSFTQGMSNLSSTNEEHVLELPDQPSLPQTVSLASSSEEQVHELPDQPSLPQTVSPASSSVSSQGWKRATGRFFKLMRRCLCFTYDKKDHKASDSKAAQMIKPQQAKPRSLKFTWRMKITSSLEPDEMLQEICQVLDANGCDWDLTHKYTLLCMNGTPGQQDFTQWRMEVCTLPRRTLNGVKVKRISGTSEAFNNIVSKITSDLAL from the coding sequence ATGCTGCAGAGCCACTTAGCCTTCTCTGCTGTGGAGGAAACTCATGTGGGACGCTACCACCTCCTCAGAACCATCGGCAAGGGGGCATCTGCCAAGGTCAAGCTGGCCCAGCACATCATCACCGGCCAAGAGGTAGCCATTAAAATAATTGACAAGATCCAGCACACGTCCTCCGACCTCCACAGACTATACAGAGAGATAGAAATTATGAAGGATCTCCATCATCCAAATATTGTAAAGCTGTTTGAAGTCATAGAGAATGAGCACGCCCTCTATATAGTGATGGAGTATGCAAGTGGAAGGGACCTCTTTTACCACCTAGTGAATCATGGCTTCATGAGCGAAAAAGAGGCCCAAACGAAATTCCAACAAATAGTGTCAGCGGTGAAGTACTGCCACGACAAGAGTATTGTTCATAGGgatctgaaaacagaaaacctaCTATTGGACAAGCGAATGAACATCAAACTTGCAGACTTTGGTTTAGGAACTGAATTCACCACAGGGAGCAAGCTGGATACCTTCTGTGGCACTCCCCCTTATTCTGCCCCAGAACTCcttcagggagaaaagtatgacggacccccagtggatgtgtggagcctgggagtcatcctaTACTTCATGGTAACTGGATCTCTGCCTTTTCGTGGGAAGACCTTGACGAAGCTGCGAGAGCAGGTGCTGCAGGGACAATATCACGTTCCCTTCCACATGTCTAGCCAGTGTCAACACCTGCTCAGTAAAATTTTCATTCGTGACCCAAGAAAGAGAGCCACGTTAGAGGACATCCTAGCACATCCATGGATGAAGGTGagccatgaagaaaaacaaaagctctaTGTGCAGCCACTCCCAGACTACGATAACCACTGGCACACTGAGGTGACGGTGAACACAGGTTACGTGCAGGAAGACATTCATGACTCACTGTTGAACCACAATTACAATGATGCGAACGCCACCTATCTGATCCTGCGTCACGACACATATGAGATTGACAGCCACACCAGCACCCTGGAACCCCAGGCTGAAGCCCATTGCACCGATAGCCACACTCCTTCCTCATCCCATGAAGTGCCTCCTACCGTCTGTCCTAAACCCAAACAGCGTAGTTACACCGAGCCCACCATTCCCACCTTTGGTTACTACATCCGCGATGCTTTGAACACTCTCTCTGAGGGAGGGATGGGGACCTCCATGGTGTCTACTTCTCCATCAttctccctggccctggcccaCCTGCGGCAGCAATCTACCACAGCCTGGGCACAGCCCAACCAGGACTCTGACCTGTATGCCAAGGGGAGAAACAGTGAGGTGCCACAGCCCATCACACCACCCCAGTGTGTTTCTGTGCCTTCCTCCTCAGCCTACACCATCAACGAGAGTGCCGGGGCCCCGGAGAAAACCAGTTTTACCCAGGGAATGTCAAATCTAAGCTCCACAAATGAGGAGCACGTGCTTGAGTTAcctgaccagccgagtttgcccCAGACTGTGAGTCTAGCCTCTTCCTCTGAGGAGCAAGTGCATGAGTTACCTGACCAGCCAAGTTTGCCCCAGACTGTGAGTCCAGCCTCTTCCTCTGTCAGCAGCCAGGGCTGGAAGCGGGCCACTGGGAGGTTCTTTAAGCTCATGAGAAGATGCCTTTGTTTTACAtatgacaaaaaggaccacaaagCATCGGACAGCAAAGCTGCACAAATGATCAAACCTCAACAGGCCAAACCACGCTCTCTCAAATTTACCTGGAGGATGAAGATCACCAGTTCCTTGGAGCCCGACGAGATGCTGCAGGAGATCTGTCAAGTGTTGGATGCCAATGGCTGTGACTGGGATCTCACCCACAAATACACACTGCTGTGTATGAATGGCACACCAGGACAACAGGACTTCACTCAGTGGAGGATGGAGGTGTGCACCCTGCCTCGGAGGACTCTCAATGGggtaaaagtgaagagaatttcaggGACCTCTGAGGCCTTCAATAACATTGTCTCAAAAATCACCAGTGACCTTGCACTTTAA